The Syntrophorhabdaceae bacterium sequence AAAGTAATACCCAGTTTTTCTATTGATTGTGTGGGGGCTCAGGTGGTAAAAGATAGGTATACGGTACACAACTAAACAAAGGGGAGGTTATGATGGGAAAGTCTCTGGTGATGTGTGGGTTTGCGCTTTTTTTCTTCCTCGGTTTGGCGGCGGGCGCCTTCGGTGTCGAGCTTACGGCTGACACGGTGACCAAGGAAGGGAAGAAGACGGTTCAGGGGAAAATCTATGTGAAGGACGCAAAAGTACGGGTCGAGAAGCGCAGCACGCCGCTCTACGCGATCGTGCGGGGGGATAAGGGCGTCCTCTGGCAGGTCAACGGCGCGGAAAATACCTACCTCGAGGCGAAGCTGACTCCCGAAATGAAACCCTTTTCTGAGGAAAAGCTCCCCGGCGAGGTGAGCCGGAAACAGGTGGGCACGGAGACGGTGGATGGGCATCCTGCGAAGAAGTTTGAGGTGTCCGTAAAGAGGGGAGGCAAGACGGAGACTTATTACCAGTCCTTCGCCACAGATATCGCCTTTCCCGTAAAGGTAGCGAACGCAAACGGAAGCTGGAGCGTGGAATACAAAAACGTGAAGAAAGGCGCTCCCGACAGCATGTTTGAACTGCCCAAAGGCGCGGAACTGGACAAATCGGCTGTTCCCGACGTGTTGGGCGGCCATTAGAGGCAGGGGCGATTCAGCGTATGAATAAACTCGCGATCCTGAAAGACCACGCGAAGGCCATGTTCCTGACGGGGGCTATCATCGTGGTGGCTGTTCTTGCCCTCCTCTGGTGGAAGGGCGATGTCTTTACGAGTAAGGACAGAGAGGTGGCCATTAAACCCCAGCCATCAGCATGGACCCTCTACGGGTCCGATACTGATGGCGCCCACTATTACAAATCTGCGGAGAATCCCAATCCCTCTCCGGGAATAGTTCGGGTTTGGACCCAGGTCGTCTATAGCACAGAAGGAAAGAAGCGGTATGTGGACAAGAGGGGGACCTACAAGTTCGCCACTGCCGGATATGAAGAGTTCTCCCACAGAAACGTGCTGTACGAGGTCAACTGCTTCAGCAAAAAGAAGGAGATATGCATCCAGGAAGTCTACGAGCTGACAAAGGACGGAAAGTCCCTCGACTATGCGAAGGCAGGCACCTACAAGGACTGGTCGGATATTCCTCCCGGCTCGGTGTACGACAAGCTCTATTTATTAGTCTGTCCCGAAAAACGAGAGTGAGCGAAAACAAGGCAATAAAAATGGGGGCCTTTTCAGGCCCCCATTTTTTGTTCTCTTTTATATTGCCTTGGAGAAGAGTCTATCGAGATGCTCCTTTTCCGGCGGCTTGGTCATGTAGCTTACCAGGAAGAAGATGGCGCCGCTGCTTAAGACCAGGAACCATTCATAGCTTCCCATGCCGTACATCTTTTTATAGAGCACAGAATAGCCGCCATAGAGGGTGAATATGGTCCCCCAGACGACGCACGCCATGGCGCCCCACTTCGTGGCCCGCTTCCAGTAATAGGATACGGCGGTGACGAAGAAGAAGACCGCGCCGAGGCCCATTGCCGCAAGCCCCATAAAGATGGAGAGGAGCTCCGGTGGCCTCACAAGGGTCCAGTAGAAGGGCAGGAAGAGGAAGAGGGCGATGAGGAAATAGCCCAGGTAGAGCATCGATTTATCGGAAGTCTGCGGCCACCAGAGCTTGATGATATCCCTCGTGACATTGGAGCTCATGATAAAGACCATGCCGGCAAGGGTCGAAAGGGCTGCGGAGAAAAGCCCTGCCGTATAGGCCGCGAGAAGCCACGGTCCCCCGAGGGCGTAAGAGAGGAACGGTGCCGCGAGGTCGCCCTTCCACGGTTCGATCTTCAGAAGGCCCGGTCCGTAGAGGACGCGTGCCACAAGCCCGTTCGACGAACAGTCGAGCATTATGGGGATTCCCGTGAAGAGCCAGACGACGCCGATGAGCACCCAGTAATCCCGCTTCGTTACCTTCTTCATACCGAGAAACCGGCTCACATTGTGAGGGAAGCCGACTGCCATGGTGAAGAAGATGACCGGGGTCGCGAGGATGCCTACCCAGCTCGACATGAGCTGGGGAAATCCGAGTTTGGGAAGCTCAGGCCTGATGAGGGTCATCAGTTTCGGGTTCTGGGCCGCGAGTTTTTCCGTGATACCCCAGAATCCGCCTATGTGGATGATCGCCCAGAGGCCGAGAAGGGTCCCCACGATGGCGAAAACGAGTCCCTGGAGCGCCATGGCATACTGGTTGCCCACGTATCCACCGAGCACCATATACATCCATGCGATAAAGACGGAAAGGAGAAGGGACCAGAAGGGAGAAAGCCCTGTCATGGCGTACCAGACCGTTCCGCCGGCCTTAAGCTGTCCTACGGAATAAAGGAAAAGGAAAAAGAGCATCGAAATGGCGACGACCGTCTGCAGCCCTTTTGATTGGAACCGCCTGCCGATCGTCTCGGGAAGCGTTGCAGCACCCAGCTTCGCGGAAAAATCTCTCGTCTTTACCGCTCCCAGCCAGATGCAGGGGACGATACCCACGAGGCTCCAGATGCCCGCGAACCACATGCCTGAAAACCCCATGGTGTAAACTATGCCCGTGCTGCCGCAGAAGGCCCATCCCGAGATGTAAGAAGCGGAGAGGGCCGCGGCGGTTACCATGGGACCTATGTCGCGTTTGCCGACAAGGTACTCGTCGAATGTTTTCCACTGCTTCTTGCCCATGAGGCCAAGAAGGACGGAGACAAAGAGAAGGACACCCACCGCGATGCACCCGGTCACGATGGTCATCATGTCCGGTTTCATCGCAGGGAGGAATTGCTGTGCGGCTTGTGGGTTCATTCTTTCCACCCCCTAGTAATGATAGCTGTGCCTATAACTGTCATGAGGGCCGTTGCGATGAAAAGCGCTCCCCACACGTACCAGGAAAACATCAACTCAGAGACAACCTGTGGATCAACTGGCTGCATAATAAACCCCCTTTGCTTTTTTGGTGATCCTTAATGCAAAGCCTCACCTCCT is a genomic window containing:
- a CDS encoding surface-adhesin E family protein, which codes for MNKLAILKDHAKAMFLTGAIIVVAVLALLWWKGDVFTSKDREVAIKPQPSAWTLYGSDTDGAHYYKSAENPNPSPGIVRVWTQVVYSTEGKKRYVDKRGTYKFATAGYEEFSHRNVLYEVNCFSKKKEICIQEVYELTKDGKSLDYAKAGTYKDWSDIPPGSVYDKLYLLVCPEKRE